The following are encoded in a window of Bradyrhizobium guangdongense genomic DNA:
- a CDS encoding methyl-accepting chemotaxis protein, with the protein MAIRLGVGRVLGRLKPRFKMPRWGLRGSLFAAFAVIAGMGLVIAGGAGFVFNHLGSTMMDLSGRDIPRLSASLQLASQSATLAAQGPGLLASPTDDALNERTKNVKEIQQLAMGKLGEIIELGADQQTASALRDTAKSIDEATQSLVSAARERLDTGALHDKQYEALRKAQQSFVGAAGPAMLDAQTRLNAILGSAEVSADDATEAARTVSQISTVSANGNLMAADMMAALSANSSDTLEAIEKEFKTTRDRVKSNLDDLPNIPSVQAVRDTVQKLFAFGEGKSGVFKIRQKELDSIDYGQTILDETRKLNVGLGISVQALVDGVQKETNASTFRARQEISLATTAMLALGGLTLIGSALFVWLYVGRNILRRIRELQRAMQLLSAGDLDTEIVRSRQNDEIGAMKETLTVFRDSMIEARALASEQEKDRVAKAERAAQMEAKIAEFEGTVRGALDNLAQSANSMQATAQSMSTTADQSNALVNAVASAAEETSVNVQTVSSGTEQLSSSIEEISKQVVTSAAIAKKAVDEAGATDATVQSLADSASRISVVVDLIQTIASQTNLLALNATIEAARAGEAGRGFAVVASEVKSLASQTAKATDEIRAQIASMQQVTTSAVGAIQGIGRIIGEINDVTTTIAAAVEEQGAATREIARNIQHAAGGTSEVSSNIVGVSTASAEAGAAASEVLSASDALRREADMLRGEIDAFLNNMRAA; encoded by the coding sequence ATGGCGATCCGTCTGGGCGTTGGCCGTGTCCTTGGCCGTCTCAAGCCGCGTTTCAAAATGCCGAGATGGGGCCTGCGCGGCAGCCTGTTCGCGGCTTTCGCCGTGATCGCCGGCATGGGGCTCGTGATCGCGGGCGGCGCCGGCTTCGTATTCAACCATCTCGGCTCGACGATGATGGATCTGAGCGGCCGCGACATCCCGCGCCTCTCCGCCAGCCTTCAGCTCGCCTCGCAGAGCGCGACGCTCGCCGCGCAGGGGCCGGGCCTGCTCGCCTCACCCACCGACGATGCGCTGAACGAGCGCACCAAGAACGTGAAGGAAATCCAGCAGCTCGCGATGGGCAAGCTCGGCGAAATCATCGAGCTCGGCGCCGACCAGCAGACGGCGAGCGCGCTCCGCGACACCGCCAAGAGCATCGACGAGGCCACGCAGAGCCTGGTCTCGGCCGCGCGCGAACGGCTCGACACCGGCGCGCTGCACGACAAGCAATACGAAGCATTGCGCAAGGCCCAACAGTCCTTCGTCGGCGCCGCCGGCCCGGCCATGCTGGACGCGCAAACGCGCCTCAACGCGATCCTCGGTTCGGCGGAAGTGTCGGCCGACGACGCCACCGAAGCCGCACGCACCGTTTCGCAGATCTCGACCGTCTCCGCCAACGGCAACCTGATGGCCGCCGACATGATGGCGGCCCTCTCCGCCAACAGCAGTGATACGCTCGAGGCGATCGAGAAGGAATTCAAGACCACCCGCGACCGCGTCAAGTCCAACCTCGATGACCTCCCGAACATTCCCTCGGTCCAGGCCGTGCGCGACACCGTGCAGAAGCTGTTCGCCTTCGGAGAAGGCAAGAGCGGCGTGTTCAAGATCCGCCAGAAGGAGCTCGACTCCATCGACTACGGCCAGACCATCCTGGACGAGACCCGCAAGCTCAATGTCGGCCTCGGCATCAGCGTGCAGGCGCTCGTCGACGGCGTGCAGAAGGAGACCAACGCCTCGACCTTCCGGGCGCGTCAGGAGATCTCGCTCGCCACGACCGCCATGCTGGCCCTGGGCGGCCTCACCTTGATCGGTTCGGCGCTGTTCGTCTGGCTCTATGTCGGCCGCAACATCCTGCGCCGCATCCGCGAGCTTCAGCGCGCCATGCAGCTGCTCTCGGCCGGCGACCTCGACACCGAGATCGTCCGCTCACGACAGAACGACGAGATCGGCGCGATGAAGGAAACGCTGACCGTGTTCCGCGACAGCATGATCGAGGCCCGGGCGCTTGCGAGCGAGCAGGAAAAGGATCGCGTCGCCAAGGCCGAGCGTGCCGCGCAGATGGAAGCCAAGATCGCGGAGTTCGAGGGCACGGTGCGTGGCGCGCTCGACAATCTCGCGCAATCGGCCAATTCGATGCAGGCAACCGCGCAGAGCATGTCGACCACCGCCGATCAGTCCAACGCGCTGGTGAACGCAGTTGCGTCCGCCGCGGAGGAGACCTCGGTCAACGTGCAGACGGTGTCGTCGGGCACCGAGCAGCTGTCGTCCTCGATCGAGGAGATCAGCAAGCAGGTGGTCACCTCGGCCGCGATCGCCAAGAAGGCGGTGGACGAGGCCGGCGCCACCGACGCGACGGTTCAGAGCCTTGCCGACAGCGCCAGCCGCATCAGCGTCGTGGTCGACCTGATTCAGACGATTGCCTCACAAACCAACCTGCTCGCGCTCAACGCCACCATCGAGGCGGCGCGTGCAGGCGAAGCCGGCCGGGGCTTTGCGGTGGTGGCGTCCGAGGTGAAAAGCCTCGCGAGCCAGACCGCGAAGGCGACGGACGAAATCCGAGCCCAGATCGCCAGCATGCAGCAGGTCACGACATCGGCCGTCGGCGCCATCCAGGGCATCGGCCGGATCATCGGCGAGATCAATGACGTCACCACGACCATTGCAGCCGCGGTCGAGGAACAGGGCGCAGCGACCCGCGAGATCGCCCGCAACATCCAGCATGCCGCCGGCGGCACCAGCGAGGTCTCCAGCAACATCGTCGGCGTCTCCACCGCCTCCGCCGAAGCCGGTGCCGCGGCTAGCGAGGTGCTGAGTGCGTCAGACGCGCTCCGCCGAGAAGCCGACATGCTGCGCGGAGAGATCGACGCGTTCCTCAACAACATGCGGGCGGCGTAA
- a CDS encoding MBL fold metallo-hydrolase, giving the protein MNAKTDTVQSSAEALRYPWDQHPGHDEIVEVRPGVLWARLKLPFRLNHVNIYLLADGDGYAMVDAGFGNEETIEAWTKLFEGPLKGVTITRLIVTHSHPDHVGLAGWIVERFNCPLVMSQVEYLQSVYHQNRGTEERREAQRLFFRRHGMDESLTEKLLGRGQDYLKRVSVLPPSYRRISHGDEVVIGTRRFKVITGGGHALDQVMLYCADDKLFLSADQVLSKISPNVSVWAVEPDQNSLGEYLASLASLTTTLPYDLLVLPGHGVPFYGLKTRIKQLADHHEERCRLIAEACREVPQTSRALVPVVFNKHVLDEHQMGFAAGELVAHVNYMIVEGRLTAETKDGVLQFRTT; this is encoded by the coding sequence ATGAACGCGAAAACCGACACCGTGCAGTCCTCCGCCGAGGCCCTGCGCTATCCCTGGGACCAGCATCCCGGCCACGACGAGATCGTCGAAGTGCGTCCCGGCGTGTTGTGGGCGCGGCTGAAATTGCCGTTCCGCCTCAACCACGTGAACATCTATCTGCTCGCCGACGGGGATGGCTATGCGATGGTCGATGCCGGATTCGGCAACGAGGAGACCATCGAGGCCTGGACCAAGCTGTTCGAGGGACCGCTGAAGGGCGTGACCATCACGCGCCTGATCGTCACGCATTCGCACCCCGACCATGTCGGACTCGCCGGCTGGATCGTCGAGCGGTTCAACTGCCCGCTGGTGATGTCGCAGGTCGAATATCTGCAATCGGTCTATCACCAGAACCGCGGCACCGAGGAGCGGCGCGAAGCGCAGCGGCTGTTCTTCCGCCGCCACGGCATGGACGAGTCGCTCACCGAAAAGCTGCTCGGTCGTGGTCAGGATTATCTCAAGCGCGTCTCGGTGCTGCCGCCGTCCTACCGCCGCATCTCGCATGGCGACGAGGTCGTGATCGGCACACGCCGCTTCAAGGTGATCACCGGCGGCGGCCACGCGCTCGACCAGGTGATGCTGTATTGCGCCGACGACAAGCTGTTCCTCTCCGCCGACCAGGTGCTGAGCAAGATCTCGCCGAACGTCAGCGTCTGGGCGGTCGAGCCCGACCAGAATTCGCTCGGCGAATACCTGGCCTCGCTTGCGAGCCTCACCACCACCCTGCCCTATGACCTCCTGGTGCTGCCCGGTCATGGCGTGCCGTTCTACGGGCTCAAGACCCGCATCAAGCAGCTCGCCGATCATCACGAGGAGCGCTGCCGCCTGATCGCGGAAGCCTGCCGAGAGGTGCCGCAGACCTCGCGCGCCCTGGTGCCCGTGGTGTTCAACAAGCACGTGCTGGACGAGCACCAGATGGGCTTTGCCGCCGGCGAGCTCGTCGCCCACGTCAACTACATGATCGTCGAAGGCCGGCTGACGGCCGAGACCAAGGACGGCGTGCTGCAGTTCAGGACGACGTGA
- the hemA gene encoding 5-aminolevulinate synthase, with product MDYAQFFNSALDRLHSERRYRVFADLERTAGRFPHAVWHSPKGKRDVVIWCSNDYLGMGQHPKVIGAMVETATRVGTGAGGTRNIAGTHHPLVQLEAELADLHGKEAALLFTSGYVSNQTGIATIAKLIPNCLILSDELNHNSMIEGIRQSGCERQVFRHNDLAHLEELLKAAGPNRPKLIACESLYSMDGDVAPLAKICDLAEKYGAMTYVDEVHAVGMYGPRGGGIAERDGVMHRIDILEGTLAKAFGCLGGYIAANGQIIDAVRSYAPGFIFTTALPPAICSAATAAIKHLKTSNWERERHQDRAARVKAILNAAGLPVMSSDTHIVPLFVGDPEKCKQASDMLLEEHGIYIQPINYPTVPKGSERLRITPSPYHDDGLIDQLAEALLQVWERLGLPLREKSLAAE from the coding sequence ATGGATTACGCCCAGTTCTTCAATTCCGCCCTCGATCGCCTCCATTCTGAACGGCGCTACCGCGTGTTCGCGGATCTGGAGCGCACGGCCGGCCGGTTCCCGCATGCGGTCTGGCATTCGCCCAAGGGCAAGCGCGACGTTGTGATCTGGTGCTCCAACGATTACCTCGGCATGGGCCAGCACCCCAAGGTGATCGGTGCCATGGTGGAGACCGCAACGCGCGTCGGCACCGGCGCGGGCGGCACCCGCAATATCGCGGGCACGCATCACCCGCTGGTGCAGCTCGAAGCCGAGCTCGCCGACCTTCACGGCAAGGAAGCGGCGCTGCTGTTCACCTCGGGCTACGTCTCGAACCAGACCGGCATTGCGACCATCGCAAAACTCATTCCGAACTGCCTGATCCTGTCGGATGAGCTCAACCACAATTCGATGATCGAAGGCATCCGCCAGTCCGGCTGCGAGCGGCAAGTGTTCCGCCACAACGATCTCGCGCATCTCGAAGAGCTGCTGAAGGCCGCGGGTCCGAACCGGCCGAAGCTGATCGCCTGCGAGAGCCTTTACTCCATGGACGGTGACGTCGCTCCGCTCGCCAAGATCTGCGATCTCGCCGAGAAGTATGGCGCGATGACCTATGTCGACGAGGTTCACGCCGTCGGCATGTACGGCCCGCGCGGCGGCGGCATCGCCGAGCGTGACGGCGTCATGCATCGCATCGACATCCTCGAAGGCACGCTCGCAAAGGCGTTCGGCTGCCTCGGCGGCTATATCGCCGCCAACGGCCAGATCATCGACGCGGTGCGTTCCTACGCGCCGGGCTTTATCTTCACCACCGCGCTACCGCCGGCGATCTGCTCGGCCGCAACAGCCGCGATCAAGCATCTGAAGACCTCGAACTGGGAGCGCGAGCGCCACCAGGACCGTGCCGCCCGCGTCAAGGCGATCCTCAATGCCGCGGGCCTGCCTGTGATGTCGAGCGACACCCACATCGTGCCGCTGTTCGTCGGGGACCCCGAAAAGTGCAAGCAGGCCTCGGACATGCTGCTCGAGGAGCACGGCATCTACATCCAGCCGATCAACTACCCGACCGTGCCCAAAGGCAGTGAGCGGCTGCGCATCACACCCTCGCCCTATCACGACGACGGCCTGATCGATCAGCTCGCCGAAGCCTTGCTCCAGGTCTGGGAGCGCCTCGGCCTGCCGCTGCGCGAGAAGTCGCTGGCGGCGGAGTGA